Proteins encoded within one genomic window of Candidatus Baltobacteraceae bacterium:
- a CDS encoding amidohydrolase, protein MHACCDRLTRSRFLGGLGAAFTLAGCSSGSNAVMPLVPSSEVTVLTNGNIITLGTPMRAGAVAIRGGRILATAASAGTLEKKYPGAHLYDLGGATLAPGFIEAHAHISQTLLDLVSANLSDVRTLDELHARLTNLVASPNGRHGWVYAQGVDESLLHPHFRPPTLGFLDSISTTNPIFIEDSTGHLYYVNTAALDFVRRHTHGAVGPGTTFPGGGLIGDDGNGVKGIIYEFATGPYLKYVKDPTQQELQNTIYALLKKAQRNGITTWHDPAAGLFSGHVADDLNGIYEPLAANPQTPVRVMSSLILTDTAQNSPQLFSHSRSHPGDGFFYGSSGALWVPALKIWVDGTPQGETANVTEPYLSHPPTTGFSNGRLDWRQHELEHWLKLAHGHGWSVLMHTNGDAAIDVALEAVKHAYGPKVPDGFRVRFEHLTISRSDQLDTMRSMGITPTFLNNHTYIWGDAFAQRIIGPARAARLDAAGDCVRRNMMFSFHCDYGVSQPEPLRYMQTAVTRKTRSGTTIGYDQRISPLEALKGCTIYPATQLGFADRIGSIEAGKDADFVELAHDPLTTAPESIAGIPVLATWRQGARISA, encoded by the coding sequence ATGCATGCTTGCTGCGACCGCCTGACTCGTTCAAGGTTTCTCGGCGGCCTGGGCGCGGCGTTTACCCTCGCCGGCTGTTCGAGCGGATCCAACGCCGTCATGCCGTTGGTGCCCTCGAGCGAAGTCACGGTATTGACCAACGGCAATATTATCACGCTCGGAACACCGATGCGCGCGGGCGCCGTAGCGATACGCGGCGGACGCATCTTGGCGACCGCGGCCAGCGCGGGAACGCTCGAGAAGAAGTATCCCGGCGCGCATCTTTACGACTTGGGCGGCGCGACGCTGGCCCCGGGGTTTATCGAGGCCCACGCGCACATCTCGCAAACGTTACTGGACTTGGTTTCAGCCAATCTGTCGGACGTTCGTACGCTCGACGAGCTGCACGCCCGCTTGACCAACCTGGTCGCGTCGCCGAACGGACGGCACGGTTGGGTGTACGCCCAGGGCGTGGACGAGTCGCTGCTTCATCCCCATTTCCGTCCGCCGACCCTCGGCTTTCTCGATAGCATCTCGACGACGAACCCCATTTTCATTGAAGACAGCACGGGCCATCTCTACTACGTCAATACCGCCGCGCTCGACTTCGTCAGGCGGCACACGCACGGTGCGGTGGGTCCCGGAACGACGTTCCCCGGCGGCGGACTCATCGGCGACGACGGCAACGGTGTCAAAGGGATCATCTACGAGTTTGCCACCGGTCCGTATTTGAAATACGTCAAGGACCCGACGCAGCAGGAACTCCAAAACACCATTTACGCGCTGTTAAAAAAGGCGCAGCGCAACGGCATCACGACCTGGCACGATCCGGCGGCGGGACTCTTCAGCGGGCACGTTGCCGACGACCTCAACGGGATCTACGAGCCGCTGGCTGCCAACCCGCAGACGCCGGTGCGCGTGATGAGTTCGCTCATTCTCACCGATACGGCGCAAAACAGCCCGCAACTGTTTTCCCATTCGCGGTCGCACCCGGGCGACGGTTTTTTCTACGGCAGCAGCGGCGCGCTCTGGGTGCCCGCGCTCAAGATCTGGGTCGACGGTACGCCGCAAGGCGAAACCGCGAACGTGACCGAGCCGTACCTCAGTCATCCGCCGACGACGGGGTTCTCCAACGGCCGGCTCGATTGGCGGCAACACGAGCTGGAGCACTGGCTGAAGCTGGCGCACGGCCACGGTTGGAGCGTGCTCATGCACACCAACGGCGATGCGGCGATCGACGTCGCGCTCGAGGCCGTCAAGCACGCGTACGGGCCGAAGGTGCCCGACGGATTCCGCGTGCGCTTCGAGCACTTGACCATTTCGCGCAGCGATCAGCTCGACACCATGAGGTCGATGGGGATTACGCCGACGTTTCTCAACAATCACACGTATATTTGGGGCGACGCGTTCGCGCAGCGCATCATCGGTCCGGCGCGGGCGGCTCGCTTGGATGCGGCGGGTGACTGCGTGCGCCGCAACATGATGTTCTCGTTCCACTGCGATTACGGCGTGTCGCAGCCCGAACCGCTGCGCTACATGCAGACGGCGGTCACGCGGAAAACGCGCAGCGGCACGACGATCGGTTACGATCAGAGGATCTCGCCGCTGGAAGCGCTGAAAGGATGCACGATCTATCCGGCAACGCAGCTCGGCTTTGCGGATCGCATCGGTTCCATCGAAGCCGGGAAAGACGCCGACTTCGTCGAGCTGGCGCACGACCCGCTGACGACCGCGCCCGAAAGCATCGCCGGCATCCCGGTGCTCGCCACGTGGCGGCAAGGAGCGCGCATCTCTGCTTAA